One segment of Panicum virgatum strain AP13 chromosome 3K, P.virgatum_v5, whole genome shotgun sequence DNA contains the following:
- the LOC120701047 gene encoding zinc finger BED domain-containing protein RICESLEEPER 2-like — protein MPLQFHISIEAPVTEQARLKQSRTKAGQEQCPTSGDETLPPDIQHPDVTSTPTMSQFLSGMPGSKRKRTPRPISMPEDERAEQGHAREADLDSEGGGAEARPTTNDHSNTDSGGYHWGYEGGDLGESWRGEEEDEDEPAENGGVEEMVDVFLYGEENRQFRSKVWTEFSKVRVGGIITKGQCIHCNVEISAKRGSGTSAMGNHSKRCKVRQSVMNIENQLKSIVMSPEGVALKEWRFSQDVSRRELDRMISLHGMLFSVVEYDGFRRFVSSLNPAFKMTSRRTITADTMKVFKEQKQALQEALRTANSRVSLTMDMWTSNQTLGYMCITCHFLDADWKMHKRIMKFSVVKTPHTGVALFNVILKAIQEWNIEDKIFAITLDNASNNNAMVKLLRKNLLEKHLLYGTGKLLHQRCAAHVINLICTAGFEVIDPVVQKIWESVKYIHGSQSRMQKFEEIIQQLGISYGKRPKIDTSTRWNSTYLMLDTCYEFKRDFESLSQQDLEYPYAPTVEEWEKARLMRELLRTFFDATNVVSGSLYPTANLHFDEIWEVKMALENRAIEENSDLTMTIDEGAIEGPV, from the exons ATGCCTCTGCAGTTTCATATATCTATAGAGGCACCGGTTACAGAGCAGGcaagactaaagcaaagcagGACTAAAGCGGGGCAGGAGCAATGCCCTACCTCTGGGGACGAGACTCTACCACCTGATATCCAACACCCCGATGTCACTTCGACACCCACGATGTCGCAGTTCCTATCCGG CATGCCTGGATCGAAGAGAAAGAGAACGCCTCGTCCAATTAGCATGCCTGAAGATGAAAGAGCGGAACAAGGCCACGCTAGAGAGGCGGATCTCGACAGCGAAGGAGGGGGCGCCGAGGCACGTCCAACTACTAATGATCACAGCAATACTGACAGTGGTGGTTATCATTGGGGGTACGAGGGTGGGGATCTAGGCGAAAGCTGGAGAGGtgaggaagaggatgaggatgaaCCTGCTGAAAATGGTGGTGTTGAGGAGATGGTAGATGTATTCTTATATGGAGAGGAGAACAGGCAATTTAGATCTAAGGTTTGGACTGAATTCTCCAAAGTTCGTGTTGGGGGTATTATTACCAAAGGTCAATGTATCCATTGCAATGTTGAGATCAGTGCTAAGAGAGGGTCAGGAACAAGTGCTATGGGAAATCACTCGAAGAGATGCAAAGTGAGACAAAGTGTGATGAATATTGAAAATCAGCTTAAGTCTATTGTAATGTCTCCTGAAGGTGTAGCTTTAAAGGAATGGAGGTTTAGTCAGGATGTCTCGAGAAGAGAGTTGGACAGAATGATTTCACTTCACGGAATGCTATTCTCAGTCGTCGAATATGATGGATTTAGAAGATTTGTGTCCAGCTTAAATCCTGCTTTCAAGATGACATCAAGAAGGACAATCACGGCGGATACTATGAAGGTATTTAAAGAGCAAAAACAAGCTCTTCAAGAGGCTTTAAGAACTGCCAACAGTCGAGTTTCATTGACCATGGACATGTGGACATCAAATCAAACATTGGGATACATGTGCATAACATGCCACTTTCTTGATGCCGACTGGAAAATGCATAAGAGGATAATGAAGTTCTCTGTCGTGAAGACACCGCATACAGGTGTTGCTTTGTTCAATGTTATTCTCAAGGCCATCCAAGAATGGAACATCGAAGATAAGATATTTGCAATAACATTGGATAATGCCAGCAATAACAATGCTATGGTCAAGCTCTTGAGGAAAAACCTACTAGAGAAGCACTTGCTGTATGGTACAGGAAAGTTGTTGCATCAACGATGTGCTGCCCATGTGATAAACCTGATATGCACAGCGGGGTTTGAAGTTATTGATCCAGTTGTGCAAAAGATATGGGAAAGTGTCAAGTACATCCATGGTTCTCAGTCAAGGATGCAGAAATTTGAAGAGATAATTCAGCAGTTAGGCATATCATATGGAAAGCGCCCCAAAATTGATACAAGTACACGTTGGAATTCGACATATCTTATGCTGGATACTTGTTATGAGTTTAAAAGAGACTTTGAGTCTCTCAGCCAACAAGATTTAGAGTACCCATATGCACCCACGGTTGAAGAATGGGAAAAGGCACGGTTGATGCGTGAATTGTTGAGAACTTTCTTTGATGCCACAAATGTTGTCTCGGGATCACTTTACCCAACTGCAAATCTACATTTTGATGAGATATGGGAAGTTAAGATGGCCTTGGAGAATAGAGCTATTGAGGAGAACTCTGACCTTACTATGACAATTGA TGAAGGAGCTATTGAAGGACCTGTTTAA